A part of Paraburkholderia azotifigens genomic DNA contains:
- the sdhA gene encoding succinate dehydrogenase flavoprotein subunit — MVAIKNSLPRRKFDVVIVGAGGSGMRASLQLARAGLSVCVLSKVFPTRSHTVAAQGGIGASLGNMSEDNWHYHFYDTIKGSDWLGDQDAIEFMCREAPNAVYELEHFGMPFDRNADGTIYQRPFGGHTANYGEKPVQRACAAADRTGHALLHTLYQQNIAAKTTFFVEWMALDLIRDADGDVLGVTALEMETGDVYILEGKTTLFATGGAGRIFAASTNAFINTGDGLGMAARAGIPLEDMEFWQFHPTGVAGAGVLITEGVRGEGGILRNSNGERFMERYAPTLKDLAPRDFVSRSMDQEIKEGRGVGPNKDHVLLDLSHIGAETIMKRLPSIREIALKFANVDCIKEPIPVVPTIHYQMGGIPTNIHGQVVGTAKGHEDPINGFYAVGECSCVSVHGANRLGTNSLLDLVVFGRAAGNHIVKHVKEIKDHKPLPADAADFALSRLAKLDSSSSGEYAQNVANDIRSTMQKHAGVFRTSALLAEGVERIREVAARVGNIHLKDKSKVFNTARVEALEVENLIEVARATMVSAEARKESRGAHAQNDFEHRDDENWLRHTLWYSEGDRLDYKPVHMNPLTVESVPPKARTF; from the coding sequence ATGGTTGCAATCAAGAATTCCCTGCCGCGTCGCAAGTTCGATGTGGTGATCGTCGGCGCGGGCGGCTCGGGGATGCGCGCCTCGCTGCAGCTTGCGCGCGCGGGCCTCTCCGTGTGCGTGCTCTCGAAGGTGTTCCCGACGCGTTCGCACACCGTCGCCGCACAGGGCGGCATCGGCGCCTCGCTCGGCAACATGAGCGAAGACAACTGGCACTACCACTTCTACGACACGATCAAGGGCTCCGACTGGCTCGGCGACCAGGACGCGATCGAGTTCATGTGCCGCGAAGCACCGAACGCCGTCTACGAACTGGAACACTTCGGCATGCCGTTCGACCGCAACGCGGACGGCACGATCTACCAGCGTCCGTTCGGCGGCCACACGGCGAACTATGGCGAGAAGCCCGTGCAGCGCGCGTGCGCGGCCGCCGACCGTACCGGCCACGCCCTGCTGCACACGCTGTACCAGCAGAACATCGCGGCGAAGACCACGTTCTTCGTCGAATGGATGGCGCTGGACCTGATCCGCGACGCCGACGGCGACGTGCTCGGCGTGACCGCGCTCGAAATGGAAACGGGCGACGTCTATATCCTCGAAGGCAAGACCACGCTGTTCGCCACGGGCGGCGCGGGCCGGATCTTCGCGGCGTCGACCAATGCGTTCATCAACACGGGCGACGGCCTCGGCATGGCCGCCCGCGCGGGCATCCCGCTCGAGGACATGGAATTCTGGCAATTCCACCCGACGGGCGTGGCGGGCGCGGGCGTGCTGATCACGGAAGGCGTGCGCGGCGAGGGCGGCATTCTGCGCAACTCGAACGGCGAGCGCTTCATGGAGCGCTACGCGCCGACGCTGAAGGATCTGGCGCCGCGCGACTTCGTCTCGCGCTCGATGGACCAGGAAATCAAGGAAGGCCGCGGCGTGGGTCCGAACAAGGACCACGTCTTGCTCGACCTGTCGCACATCGGCGCCGAGACGATCATGAAGCGTCTGCCGTCGATCCGCGAAATCGCGCTGAAGTTCGCGAACGTCGACTGCATCAAGGAGCCGATCCCCGTCGTGCCGACCATCCACTACCAGATGGGCGGCATTCCGACGAACATCCACGGTCAGGTGGTCGGTACGGCCAAGGGCCACGAAGACCCGATCAACGGCTTCTATGCCGTGGGCGAATGCTCGTGCGTGTCGGTGCACGGCGCGAACCGCCTGGGCACGAACTCGCTGCTCGACCTGGTGGTGTTTGGCCGCGCGGCGGGCAACCACATCGTCAAGCACGTGAAAGAGATCAAGGATCACAAGCCGCTGCCGGCTGACGCTGCCGATTTCGCGCTCTCGCGTCTGGCGAAGCTCGACAGCTCGAGCTCGGGCGAATACGCGCAAAACGTGGCCAACGACATCCGTTCGACGATGCAGAAGCACGCGGGCGTGTTCCGCACGTCGGCGCTGCTGGCCGAAGGCGTCGAGCGCATTCGCGAAGTGGCCGCCCGTGTGGGCAACATCCACCTGAAGGACAAGTCGAAGGTGTTCAACACGGCGCGCGTGGAAGCGCTCGAAGTGGAGAACCTGATCGAGGTGGCGCGCGCGACGATGGTGTCGGCCGAGGCGCGCAAGGAAAGCCGTGGCGCGCACGCGCAGAACGACTTCGAACATCGCGACGACGAGAACTGGCTGCGCCATACGCTGTGGTACAGCGAAGGCGACCGCCTCGACTACAAGCCGGTGCACATGAACCCGCTGACGGTCGAATCGGTGCCGCCGAAGGCACGAACCTTCTAA
- the sdhD gene encoding succinate dehydrogenase, hydrophobic membrane anchor protein: protein MSANNRVGSKRLVVGAHYGLRDWLAQRITAVIMAVYTVILLAWFFGAQAFSYDGWAGIFATQWMKLATFVTLLSLFYHAWVGVRDIWMDYIKPVGTRLLLQALTIVWLLACAGYAAQILWRV, encoded by the coding sequence ATGTCCGCAAATAACCGGGTTGGCTCGAAGCGCCTCGTCGTGGGCGCGCACTACGGTCTGCGCGACTGGCTCGCGCAGCGCATCACGGCCGTGATCATGGCCGTCTACACCGTCATCCTGCTCGCATGGTTCTTCGGCGCGCAGGCATTCTCTTACGACGGCTGGGCGGGCATCTTCGCCACGCAATGGATGAAGCTGGCCACGTTCGTCACGCTGCTGTCGCTGTTCTATCACGCGTGGGTCGGCGTGCGCGACATCTGGATGGACTACATCAAGCCCGTGGGCACGCGGCTTCTGCTGCAGGCGCTGACGATCGTCTGGCTGCTCGCGTGTGCGGGCTACGCTGCGCAGATTCTCTGGAGAGTGTAA
- the sdhC gene encoding succinate dehydrogenase, cytochrome b556 subunit — protein sequence MADTLKKPRPEFRNIGIGQILTAYRLPLAGRVSILHRVSGGLLFIFLPFLLYLFDQSLTSELSFEVFKGFLSNIIVKLITLVLAWAFLFHFCAGVRHLLMDMNHDAVTKERGKNTSVVVLAVSSILTIAFALKLFGAF from the coding sequence GTGGCTGACACTTTGAAAAAACCGAGGCCGGAATTCCGGAACATCGGTATCGGGCAGATATTGACGGCATACCGTCTCCCGCTGGCGGGGCGCGTGTCGATTCTCCACCGCGTGAGCGGCGGGCTGCTGTTCATCTTCCTTCCGTTCCTGCTTTACCTCTTCGACCAGAGCCTGACTTCGGAACTGAGCTTCGAGGTGTTCAAGGGCTTCCTGTCCAACATCATCGTCAAGCTGATCACGCTGGTGCTGGCGTGGGCGTTCCTGTTCCACTTCTGCGCGGGCGTGCGCCATCTGCTGATGGACATGAACCACGACGCCGTCACGAAGGAACGCGGCAAGAACACGTCGGTGGTCGTGCTCGCCGTGTCGTCGATCCTGACGATCGCCTTCGCGCTCAAACTGTTCGGAGCTTTCTAA
- a CDS encoding LysR family transcriptional regulator has protein sequence MELRHIRYFLAVAEERNVTRAAERLGIGQPPLSQQIHALEDEMGVRLFRRTGHGVVLTEAGEAFAADAKRILHDTRLAVEKAQSAGRGEIGQFNIGFTGSAAFNPVVSKLIRAYRQAYPNVTLTLAEGNTAQLLAYLDDGRVDVAFVRLGSQSPAGVQFHHIAIEPMKIVLPATHRLAKKRKIMLSELADDPFVMLPREASPTLHDVIVGACREAGFEPIAGQQAPQLSSVVNLVAAEFGVSLVPASVCQIRVEGVVYTDVLGNPISIRLALASRIESTPAKTANFLEKALVFGSSID, from the coding sequence ATGGAACTGCGCCATATCCGCTACTTTCTCGCCGTCGCTGAAGAGCGCAACGTCACGCGCGCGGCGGAACGGCTGGGCATCGGCCAGCCGCCCCTCAGCCAGCAAATCCACGCGCTCGAAGACGAAATGGGGGTTCGCCTGTTCCGCCGCACGGGGCACGGCGTCGTCCTGACGGAAGCGGGCGAGGCGTTCGCCGCCGACGCCAAGCGCATCCTGCACGACACGCGCCTCGCTGTCGAAAAGGCGCAGAGCGCCGGGCGCGGCGAAATCGGGCAATTCAATATCGGCTTCACGGGCTCGGCGGCTTTCAATCCTGTCGTGTCGAAGCTGATCCGCGCTTACCGGCAGGCCTATCCGAACGTCACGCTGACGCTGGCCGAAGGCAACACGGCGCAACTGCTCGCCTATCTCGACGACGGCCGCGTGGATGTCGCGTTCGTGCGGCTCGGCAGCCAGTCGCCCGCCGGCGTGCAGTTCCATCACATCGCGATAGAACCGATGAAGATCGTGCTGCCCGCCACGCACCGTCTCGCGAAAAAACGCAAGATCATGCTGTCCGAACTCGCGGACGATCCGTTCGTGATGTTGCCGCGAGAAGCGAGCCCTACGCTGCACGATGTGATTGTCGGCGCGTGCAGGGAGGCGGGATTCGAGCCGATTGCGGGTCAGCAGGCGCCGCAACTGTCGTCGGTCGTGAATCTGGTCGCGGCGGAATTCGGTGTTTCGCTGGTGCCCGCTTCCGTGTGCCAGATTCGGGTTGAAGGCGTCGTGTATACGGATGTGCTCGGCAATCCTATTTCGATTCGTCTCGCGCTGGCGTCGAGAATCGAATCGACCCCCGCCAAGACTGCGAACTTTCTTGAGAAGGCGTTGGTGTTCGGTTCTTCTATCGACTAG
- a CDS encoding LysE family translocator, with translation MRTMVEFITVGGMLAVTPGPNMVYVMMRSVAQGTKAGLISLAGVMLGYLTYMFGAAFGITTLFLAIPGAGRLLAMGGACYLLYLAWQMLRPGGRSPLQIEVASIEKLRRLFAMGATTSLLNPKLALIFLSLLPQFIDYRGGSVFRQSLALGFSLIFAFASVNAAVATFSGSLARFLSTRPNWLGVQRCVMGAMLFALGMKMALSAWHWNAVA, from the coding sequence ATGAGGACGATGGTCGAATTCATCACAGTGGGCGGCATGCTCGCCGTCACGCCCGGACCCAACATGGTGTACGTGATGATGCGCTCGGTCGCGCAGGGCACGAAGGCGGGGCTGATCTCGCTGGCGGGCGTAATGCTCGGCTATCTGACGTATATGTTCGGCGCCGCTTTTGGAATCACGACATTGTTTCTCGCGATACCGGGCGCAGGGCGCCTGCTTGCCATGGGCGGCGCGTGCTACCTGCTGTATCTGGCCTGGCAGATGCTCAGGCCGGGCGGGCGCTCGCCGTTGCAGATCGAGGTGGCGTCGATTGAAAAGCTGCGCCGGTTGTTTGCGATGGGCGCGACGACGAGTCTGCTCAATCCCAAGCTCGCGCTGATCTTCCTGTCGTTGCTGCCGCAGTTCATCGACTACCGCGGCGGCAGCGTGTTCAGGCAGTCGCTGGCGCTGGGCTTTTCGCTGATCTTCGCGTTCGCTTCTGTCAACGCGGCAGTAGCGACGTTTTCAGGCAGTCTTGCGAGATTTCTTTCGACGCGGCCGAACTGGCTCGGTGTTCAACGCTGTGTGATGGGCGCGATGCTGTTCGCGCTGGGCATGAAGATGGCGTTAAGTGCGTGGCACTGGAACGCGGTGGCCTGA